ATAAAAGATCACAAACCATGGTTTGAATTATATGATTGGTCCACATCCGTGTACAGGAGaactggaacaaaaaaaaaaaaaacaaacaaagaaaatatcccccccccccaaaaaaaaataataataataacacccaTGACTCTCAGCACTGCTGCAGATTTCATACCAAGAGTATAAGCTCACTTTTTGTCGAGTGATCATCCCAATAGAGTGCACTTGCTTCAatgtaactacaaacttaaagTACTTCCTTGTAATGAACACTGACCATTAGATCAAATAAAGTCAACGTTATTCTACAAGATCTAGAGGAACAGAACCTCCAACACAAGCGCAGTTTTGCTTTTATTCTGTCTGGCTACATAGCTGTTATAAGAAACACTCCATAGAAGCATGACTTGCATTCACTTTGAAATATGGAACGTTGCTCTGCCTCAGACATGGTGACTGGTCTTTTAGCAGGTCCTGACATGCAAACACTGACAATAACATATTCAATGGTGAGTCTGATCAAAATGACACTGGCACATGGTACCACAAATTTACCAATTCTCATTTCCCATCGGAAATGAACTACGCAAAGCTACTACAATCATCTTCTTTTGATCAATCCATCAAAAAACATGGAGGAAGGGGCCAATGggaaggctttttttttctttcaagagTATCTGGGAGCAACTATCCAGAGATGTGTTTATACACACAAATTGAGTCAACATTACCATTTTCAGAACAGTTCACCTTTTATGGAAAGTAAAATAGATCAGTGTAGACATCCCATATAGGAAAAGATCCAAAACCTGGAGACATCAATTTTATGTACATGTTGCAATTGCACAGAGACAATGCGGagacagtaaaacaataaatacaggtAGAATTTTAAATTGATCAGGCTTCTGGATGAAAAACCAAACTGTTTCAGCTAGCAGAAAGATAAAAGCAATGTTACTAGGACACagaatttaatatatattcactgATGAGCCCAGATATTGCGCCAGGGAGACTTTCTATTCAAATAACTTGATTAAACTGGAGTGTTTTTAAGTTTCCAATAACAGTGTTGTGTTTTCAAACTGTACATTTCCAACAAACAGTacatttataaaatcaatacaCTTACAACCAGCAACGCAGCATTCTCAGTCTAACAGTCTGAACTCTCCAGATGTACATATACTGGCTGTTATTCTCCTGAAATGTTGAAGGCCTTTAATGGAGTTACGAACTGATCAAAACGTCAAAAGTAAGGATAGCATAATCATCCAGATGTCTAGATGAGGTCTGTGGGTTTTTGTTCACCAGATGTTACTCAGAAAGCAGTGTAAGGACAATAGAGAAAGATCTGAGGTAAGCTTTCAGACTAACAACGAAACAGTTTTGAAAGTTAAGACTTTGTGCTTTGCAATACTGTTTTGGATGAGAGTGGAAACGGATTACGTTATTTCAAAGGTTTTATGATTTGaagttttacacaaaaaaaaaaaaaaatctacaaggCCAGTATCTGTACAACTAGATTTGAACTAGTATGACTGAGACTGCTTCCCAAAACGTTGACACTGTACACAAGTACTTTGATATATATTTTCCAACATAAAGATGTAACAAACATCCATATATAAACCGCTAAATAAGGCATTGCAAAGTGAACACAATAAAATAGATGCGATGAGAATGGGGAAATGTCCTATTTGGTGAATTTGGCAAAGTAAAAAGAAATAAGAGCATAATAAATTACATCTTGGTGTCACAAATAGTGTGACAAGGCAACAACATTATGTTTTGTTGAAGGTGAacatgattttttgttgttgttgtttagacaAGAAATTTACAGTACAGGTTTACATAGGTCAAAATGTACAGGAAGTGACGTGCAAGTGTGCGCATGCATccacacgaacacacacaaacaaacaagacgGAACACAATTACAGGTAAACATTCACCAAAAAGACTGTGCAAAAatgttttcacataaaaaaaaaaaaaagatgaaaaggtGGAAAATGAATACTCCCACAAAAGAGAGACCCTGTTGAGACTGGGGGAGAAAACAAGTTAAATTATCTGGTTATCAACTGgtgtaaattatttcaaataaaagaaacACTAGTGCTGATTATTTTAAACACCCTCCCAATATGAGACATACTGGcaagggaaaaaaataacattgtgtGCTTGTAAACAATAGTAACGGCAATAAACAGCTAGATAGATTTTCATGTCTTACtctacagtattttttaaatgcaccaTAGAAAATAAGAGCAATGTAACCCATGaggagaacgagtcagtctgacATCTTTCTTTCAACCCCATCAACCAAAGGGCTTTAgtcaaggcaaaaaaaaaaaaaaatggtgatttgcaaagatatttttgtcttattttgggtgaaggaatatttcacccaaaactcAACTCTCtggcataatttactcaccctcaaacttgtatgacttgcTTTACTTCAGTGGAACACGAAAGGATAcgttttaaagaatgtttatgCTGCTCTTCCCCACATAACAAATCCACAATGACCATGGGATTTCAAACTTTGGTTTTCAAAGATTATTTTGCAGAAAATAGTCGTATGGAGTGGTTTCATGGCCATTTATGAAGCTTGATAGCCACTTCTTAATGGGAGCATGCCGCTTTTGTGCTCCACGGAAGAATGTCAAACATGTTTGAATGACATAAGTCTCACAATGTTCCACCACCTGTTTTGCATCAGACTTGTATTATAAGCCCCTGCACCAATACTATTTAGAACAGAGTCTCATCTACAGCACTAAACCTTTGCCATTGAATATGCAGCACCTCTAAGTGTATATATAGCCATCTCTATAAATGATTAGTAGTATTCCAAGGGGGCATCTTACCAAAGCAAACATGTGGAAATGACATCAAAAACAAtatgacaaacaaaacaaaagataaatCAATCTCAGGATTGTTCTTTGCCATCAATTTCAAGCCTTGCTCTATTTGAGTTTCCATTGCACTCACCATTGTTGCACTCATGCCACCTATAGCTTTGTTAAGGATTTAGGTTAAAATCTTCACTAAAATGAATACATAGCAGCAAGCAACTAAGAACAAAATACTGTGGTCCATCGAGACTGTATCAGATGCAGCTCTGCTGGTAATCTACCAATGGgacgagtgtttttttttttttttttacattactctgagaaatgtttcaaaacatgAACCTAGGTCTTATGCAACTATAAGAGCGTGATCTGAAACATGATTATGAAGTGAGACTGCTGTAAGTTTTTTTGCACAATTCCAACATCCTACCGCTTTCTGAGAATCTGTGAAAGATGCTAGTTAATAACACCTTATGAAAAGGGAAAAACGCTGGGGTCATTAAGAGCGTTCTCCGTCAATAGACAGAAACGTTTGAGTAGCCGTTCTCATTATGCAAAAGGAACAAGCTAACAACAATGATGATGTTGTCCCTTTTTCAGGATTGAAGTCCTCCGAGTGTTTGCATGCTTCAAGTGTCACACACCCAGAAGGAAGAGTAGATGTCAGTGAAATTACAAGGGCAGGTCTATAAACAATACGTTGATAATCAAAGTTCTATACACAAACTTTTACCGACACGACACACATAAAAGTACTGCGGCCAAAATGTGAGGATGCATTCTAGGCTTCACTGTCACACGAGCCTTGAGCACTTGGCTCAGGTTCCTCTCCCATctcatttttgtctttttcctCAGTTCTTCTATCCTCAGAAGGATCTTTGACCTGAGCTAAATCTACATCAGGTCTGCCTTCTTCCATTTCGCCCTCTTGGCTCTTTTGTTCGGGTGTCTGTTTGTCTTTAAACTCCTTCAGTTCCACACCATCTATATGCACACCAACACTGCTGCTTCCCTCCTCTGGTCCTTCCTCCCTaaccttcttcctcttcctcttgggGCTGCCCGTGCTGTCTGCTACAGTCATGGCGGGCAGTGCCATTATACTGCCCGGTGGCAAGAACATGTGAGGATACAACAGACTATGTGACATTCCTGGGATCAGAAAAGGGTTAAAGGTCAAATGGCTACCGGTGCTTGTGATGCTGCTACTACTACTGCTAGTGGCCGCAGCTGTAGACACTGAAGCAGAAACTTTCTTCTCTTCCCCTTGTTTTATGTCCTCCCTATTCCCATTCTCCATGCTCATCGGAGAGCTTGCGTTATCATGCTGAAGTGCAGAATCCAAACTATCCGCCGGATTGGAGGTTGAGGTTATAGTTGCAGAGTTTGTAAGAGTCACGCTCGCTGTAGTGGAGGATGCAGTTGCAGTGGACGTTGCAGTGGACAGTGGTTGATTCATCATTCCACTCATGTGAGCGCTGTACATGGACGGCTGCACGGCCGCCATGCCGTGAAGCATCATGGGCAGCATGCTGAGTCCATTCTTGGCGTCTTCTCCTGATGGTAGAGCAGTGGCAAAACCGTGAGGAAAGCCCATGATTCCAGTTAGCGAGATGCCAGGGACATTGCGGAGATTGGGTAAGCTAACCAGATCCATGCTGCCAATGAGCCCACCGTTCATGAAGAGCGGACCCATGCCAGCAGGGAGCTCGGGGGCTTTGGGCATCTCGCTGCGGGGTCGTCTGCCTCTCCTATGTGGACCGGGATAGCGACACACAGGTTCAGAGAGGATGCGTGTGAATTTGACCTCCGGCAGAAAACCCTGGAATAATGGGATTATGAAAAGTTAGTGTTGGTTTACAAGGAAAAATTTCATTCAGGATCTAGAAAGTCAAAGACTTATTAATAATGTACAGGATAAAAATGGCACatatggtgtgtatatatatatatatatatatatatatatatatatatatatatatatatatatatatatatatatatatatatacatacatacacacacacacacacacacacacacacacacagtagtttcATTCAAAATCATCAATTATTTCAAAACTATacgaaattatttttttctgattggtTAGGTTCAGTACAAATGTGCACAATACatgatatataaattaatttcattcaaaatcATACATTATCCCAACTCACtaaaatactggattctgattcCAGTGGAATGGATTTCAGTGAAaccttatattttaaattataaaataatacattaataaacaaacaacagaatttgatttgattcattggttattctttaatactttgaccctagacattatttgattaattcGAAATAAATTTATAACTGTATTGAAACCTATTTTTGTCTAAGTGCCCTCTTTATGTTGTGACTTTGAGCCGGGTCGTAACAATTATAAACTATCATAGACTATTATAGAAATCCTATGGGGGATTTTTATGTAGATACCCTTCACACAGAACTGTGAAATGGTTGACGTAAAAAATTCAACTGctatttatttagcagatgcttcttTCTGTCCAAATCAGACTATAAAGAGGGTCATCACCAGCTCAAGGAATTAAGCAACATTGTGATCTTATTACATTTCCGTATTTCTTCCACTCTGAACCAATACATTTTAGTCAACATTTAAATGACGAACCTTGACAATTAGCTTATGTTCAGTTTACTACATATTCACAGGTGGCTTCACTGGAAAAGTCTCTCCTCTGCTTCCTGCAGTTTCCAGCCTCTTTCTAGACAGAATGTATATGACTCACCGAGTGCTTCACCACATCTGCCCAATCAGGAGCCACATAGTATTCAGAGTTTGCATCCAGCCACCGGGAGAGCTCTTTAATGGCTGGAGCCATAGCACCTCCAAGCTGCAACCAGAAGAATTGTggcattaaaatgaaatgaaacaaacaaaaaaggattATAGGAGTATCTATGCATGTTTTAGTTACCCTGCGGCCTGTGTTTCTGTGCACTACTGGGACTCTCTCCTCCCCAGTCAGTGAGTTGACATTGAGCTTGGTTGGGTCTTTGCAGCGATGCCTTCTCTGCTTCGGGCGCTCCAAGAAACTGTGCAACATGCTTGCATTCTGAGACTAAAAAAAGACTTGGGTTAAAGTTATCTATTAAAtatcaattatattatttaaagacTTATATAAGCTGTAtacaacaaaaaattacatttaggaTCATTCAAATATCCTtctagacagaaaaaaaaaagtgttatcagccttgctactttttttttttaaagcaccttaaaggtacacacaaataaaaacataataccaTTAAAGTAAACATGAAATTACATTCACATACACATCTGTTTTACTGGTAATGTGACGTACTTTTGAAGTAAAACAGGGAATTTAAAATGTAAGACACAAATATGATCTTTAAACTTGATCTAATAGGAACTTCATAGATGTTATAATACTCAAACAAAAATGTCACAGAAATATTATTACCGGAAAAGCAGAAAGCTCCATGTTGTAGTTGGGGTTTTGTCTTAGCCATTCGATTAGGCCTTTATTGGCTGTTTCCCTGTCCAAGCTCACATTTGTGGCCTCCGAGGCTGGAGGAGGAGCTGGAGAGGATGCTGGAGGGTGAGGAGAATGTGTAGTCGGGGTGGCTGTAGGGCCTTCTGACTGGGAGGATGTGGAGGACACAACAGGGTGGCTGATACTCTCTGACCCGCTCTGTGGAGTACACAAAGATAAACAAAACACTTGCCagttatattgatttatttatatattttattcatttagttattttagtgccaTATCAGCATCATAATCAaaggctattttcatggcaatATCCAAGTTTGAAATAAAAGCTTTCGAAATAAGCTTCTTCCAACATCGCAAAAGATGAAAATAagatcataataatatttaaaataatttcctgGTAGATCTTTTTAGAAacatcaaattagtttgaaaaaagtaaaataaaaaaagtacccCATTGCACTTTTAATGAAGACTTTAATCTTTgatggtgctttttttttcttttagcttgGCGGGATAAATCATCATAAGCTTTTCTTTGTACAGAAAAGAAGAGTAGATTTGCCAAGCATCTCCTTTTATGTATCACAAAAAAATGCTAGAATGGCATGgtgccattttcatttttggacgtCCTATTGTATCCACTGCATTGATCTGCGTTTCCACAAACCTGCTTTTCAGGCAAGTCCACGCTTCGTCCCTTTATAAAGCTGAGATCAGGAGTCTCAATATTTCTTCTCCGTCCTCTCCTCCGTCTCAACATTGAATCATCACGACGAAGACCGCCGTTGACAATCTGCCCCGTGACTGGGTGAATCAGGCCAGCCTGCAAAATGCCAGCCATATCCAATCCCAGTGAGCCTTGTATGGAGCCTATCCCAGTTATTTTATGAGGCACTGACTGGACAGTGTGGCTCATCTGACCAGTTGGCCCACTGTCTCCTCCAACTGTTAGCTCTGTTGGTTTGGAGAGGTCAATAGCGGCATCCTGCCAGCCATTAAGGAGGAGAGCATTAGCACGATGAGGCAAGCCAACCTGGATCTTTTCTCCAAGATGGCTTGGTTTGGCAAGGACTTCTGCCTCAAATTCAAAACTACGTCTTGGACGTTTGAGCTCTGAAAGAAATGCTGGGGCCACTAACCGCTCCTGTTGGgacaagataaaaaaataataataataaaaaaagaggataTCTCCATGTTTCAGTTAATGAAATCTAAAAAGTTTTTCAACCAATTTTTGCAACAAACCAAAGAAGTAAAATTCATATTAAGCAAGTAATTAGCATGGTTTTACCAAAACTCCAGCATTGATCAGTTTAACTGTTTGAATGATATCAAATGCTGCAAAATAAACAAACGCAATCATGATATTTATTAGGTGTTTgatgatatttacatttatgagATGGAATAAAACAATCAACTGCAATCATTTTTGGTCAAAGGGACCACAATTTATGCACTGATATTCCCTGATATTTCCAGGTTTTTtccattcatataatttatttccaGCTTTTTAAGTATTTGTAGACACCTTGAAAAACCTACCTTTGCTAAGTGTGGTACTGCGTGTGGGAGGTTAAAGTTAAGGCTCTGAGAAATAGGCATTCTGGTAGACAGAAACCCTGCCCTCTGGTGGGCACTGCTGGGCACACAGGTGTTAGCCAATGAGGTGGGAGACTCGTACTGCTGACTAGAGGAAGGCCACTTCCCCTTTAAGATAGTGTGGCAGATACTGTCAATACGGTTGATGATCACTCTGTCCTGTAGGGAGCAAAAAGACAAGGGTTTAACTGCAGAAACGAGTGATTGGTATATATCTAGTGGTATGCTGTGGGCTGACACCAGCCTTACTTATTTCATTTTAAGAGAAGACTTTCACATTTTAAGCAGAATATACAAAATACAGTACCTTAGGCCACTCTGAGAAGGAGAAGAGAGCTTTCTCTTGTAGAAGCTGAGCAATGGTTGGTTCCCTTATTTCATGGACACTGTCTACCATCTCACACATGGGCAATGCAAAGCGTGGTCCATCAACATCTCCCAGTAGTgctaaaaatacaaagaaaaaaatttttatttaacaattattattcaAAGCATGCTGGGAGAGACCAAAACCTTATGACTTCCATTGGGTTTTATGAACACAGTGAGAAACAATCATTTATCATTATGTAATTTGTCTaagttttattatagtaaaaatattAAGTGATTCCATCAAGCAAATCTGACTAATGTTTGCCAACAATTAGAAATAAGTGATGACAAACCATTGAATTAATGTACACTTAATGTGGTAATGCGGCCAACAAGAtcaataaatatcaataattcaATAGTCAGGAGTCAGTTATTCTGCTTATATAAATTGtctttttcttctaaaatagGTTTCAAACTCAATAGACCTGGAACTACTACATACAAGTAACGGAAtcagaaacaaaacacaaaatgtagAAAGGTAAAGTCTACAGTCAAAGTACCTGGCGCCTTTGCACCTTCATCATTTATCTTTTCCTTTACTTCCAAAACCTCAGTCTGCTCAAGGTGAGGGGTCTGTGTAGTGCTATCTGGCTCAGGCTTCACATCTGACACCACTGGATCCATGAGGAGCTCTTGTTTTGGGACTCCTTCAAGGCTCAGGGATTCAGAGGTGTCAGGTAAGGTAGTAGGAGATGACGGGAGTGAAGGTGGAATAGGGTAGTCTGTTGGGAGATTAGTGTTAGTTATATTGCACTCTCCTATTAGCTCTGGTGGTTCTTTGCAGGGTTCTTCCACCAACTGCTGTTCTGTTGTGTCTTGCTGAAACCCATCACAAGGTTCCTGCAGGGTCTCGTCACAAGTCAAATCGTAAGACTCCTCTAAAGGCACTTTTTGTGGCTCTGTTAGAGGCTTTTTGTAAAGTTCATTCAAGGCCACTTCACAAGGATCTTTAAAATCCCCATTGGAATCGTCAAATGGCACCTTGTAGTCCCCTTTCTGGGATTCCTCGAGACAATTTTCTCTTGGAGATGCTATTGAAGGAATCTCATCTTGAGTATCCATTGTCATTGGGCTGTCTGGGGAAAGATCTTGAAACCCTAAGCTTTCAGCTCCTTCTTCTGGACTGGGAACACCATGTGTGATGTTAGAATCACTAAGCCTATCTTCTTGCTCCTCACTAATGGGATCTGTCTGGTCAAGACTCACATCCGGGAGTCCAAGAGGTGGTGGTGGTGAAACATATTCTGGAAGACTGGCTGATAGATCTGTCTGATCCACAGAAGTCTCTCCAACATTGAGGTCTTTGAACAACATGAAGCTCGGTGCCAGTGGTTCAACAGGGTTGCTTTGCGAGTCCGAACTTGGCATGCTCAAACAGTCGGTGAGCGTTTCATCACCCTCACGTCCATCTTCTGGTTGAGGAGCATCGAGAAAGCTGGGTTCCAAAGTTTGCGCTCCCAAGATGGGATCAGTCTCGTTGAACATGTCAGAGGCTTCAGCATGGTCCGAGCTTTCCCATGGAGCTTGAAGTTCATCTAGTTCCATAGAAGGAGCCATTAAGCCAGTCTCCTCCGAAGACCCTTGCTCTCCCACCAGAACATCGCTGCGAAGTTTCCCAGCTATGGAGTCTGCCATGTCTCCTTGAGACCCATTTAGCTCCCCTTGGACCCCATATGAATTTAGCATATTCTGTCCACCAGTTGCAGAATTGAATGGGAATCCATTGAAGGCCTCTTTACCAGACTTGATATGTAGTGTGTCTGATGTCAAGCCTTCATGTTGTAAAGACCCCAACTCTAGAGAGTCATCCAATGGAGGGCAATCCAAAAATCCTTCCCTGTTTCCTGCACCTATTTCTAGGGAATTCCCAGACTCTGATGCCACCACTTCTGTGGGCTGGCGATGCCCATGAGTATTGACGAGTTGTGTTGGTGTGTGGTGTGAAGGTGTGGGGTGATACTCTGGAGGTTGTGGGGACTGACAATGCCCAAGGTTGGCATCATACAAGCAGCAATGGTGGTGGGGCAAGCCCGGGACAGGATATCTGTGGTTTTCTTTATGAACATAGTTCCGGTGGGCCTCCAGGAAGGATAATTGGGGGTCATTGAGGATGTAGAAGTCTGTTCGACTCAAGCCATGCTTAGCAACCCCAATGAGAAGATCACGGTCATGTTTGCCACACTCCCACCAGACAGGCAAGTACAGACTAGGGCGACAAAGCAGCAGTCGTGCCTCCAGGAGCAGGTGGCGCAATACTTGCTCACGGACCTTTCTCAAAAGCTCGATACGATATAATGTTCGGGCAGCTCGCTCTTCTGTAATGGGCTCCACAAACAGTGATGTATCCACATTACCTAAATGAGACAAGAAGTTGTGTAAAAATTATGACAGATCTAActtctattattattagcttCACCAAACTATCAACTCAAATATCCATTTTACCTTCATCTTTTCTGGGCGGCAGTCTACATGCGGTTCGACACATTGAAACAAAGCTGTGGAAATATCTCTCCAAGCTTTCGTCCGTCTTTCTCTCTAATCGAGCAAGGGCACGGAACTGACTCCAGTCAAAGGTCTTCTTCTCTGGGTCATACACTACTCCAAACGACGACACGGTGCGATAGAAGTCAGCCTGCTCTCGACGTGTCCACCTGTGTTAAAGGAGATACATTTACTCAATAAAAATTCAATTTCCctcaaaaatttaattaaataattttcagcACACACGATTACCCATTATTACCCAATGCAGAATCAAAATACCATTCTTCCAATGTTCATCATGACCTGCAGTGTTTCAATGTTAATACAATCCTCAGGGATTTTATGCTAGTCAATAATTCTATTTAGTTTTTAGccattgtttttgtcttttttttcatgctgCTCTAATGTTTTGTTAACTTTTTGATGTTCTTCATCCTCATAACACTTAGTGTTTATGATTTTTTCAACACGACTTGAAGGCAGCAAGAGTATTAAAATGTTACCCAAAGGAGCTGGTTTACAACTGTAAACAATAAAACCACTGTAACATCACTCACCTTCGTTGCCACTCCAAAAAGAGCGGATCAGGTTCAGTAGTGCAGTGCCTAAACTCTCCTATTTGCCAAGCCACAGGTGCAATTCCCTCGTGTAAGAGGAAATCATGACGAAGCGGCTCACGGCGTGTATAACGCTGATAGGCAGTAATGAGGCGCCGGAGTCGTGCTGTAAGAGCCGAGCCTGCTGGCCACTGTATCCGTCCCTGCTCCATCACTTCTGCAACAAGGTCTGCTGCGAGAGATCCTATAAAACCCCCTTCAAAAGAAATGCTACTTTAGACGACACCTAAAGTTCATATTAAGGGGTGGTCACCTTTGGATTTGTGTCATATTTATAAGGATGCCAATGCAACAGAGAGCAATATGACAAATTTCAAATAGATTTATTTCACCTACATATAAAGTTCAAGTTTATGGAActctaaaaaaacataaaaatacagatgGTTGGAAAattttctcaatttatccagCATTGgcaggcagtgttggggaaagttactatTAAAAGTAATGCTTTAAAATATTGCGTTACTTTTTAATTATCAGCAGGAGTtgactgtttttaatataagaaggtctatttatagcaaatgtaaaaactcttcacaccaaaaagtgtaatgaataaacctcaggctgaaggaaaagtacaTTTGTGTCTGAActgtagaacacaggagaaggttcaacactcttcagtaataataaaaaaaaaaaaaaacaatgaagcacaactgttagtttatctaaagtcatttttgcttattcgtatggttgaactggatcgtcaaaggtcagcagcaaagacatagttaataaaatgggattagatccatttgtgtttttttattatatatatttataattattgcaggtttgcatcatattctgagtttcCATTTCACAGTTTTGATTCATTTTGTTGAATACTAAATTTTTTTGcggtgggatgaattaatgcacattcacatttagtctagaactacaatAACATGTTCACACATCgcacacaacgcctctgtacttcTGATTTTTCCCAATATGGGGGAGGAGACTTGTCAGTaattaaatgggaaaacaaagtaattgGCATTACTTCTtggaaaaagtaactcagatattttcttgtaaatgaaaAAAGTAATGCTTTATTTTACTAgttattgaaaaaaattaatctgattacgtaactcgcattacttgtaatgcgttacccccaacactgttggcaggtatgaaaaaagttaatttggcACCCAACAACTTTACAAACAATTAATGGTTCAACAGTACTGGCAAATGAGTAAATAGAAAAGGAAGTTTTCAATACCTGTCATTGTATTATCATTTTTCCCTGTTTCCTCTGACATGGGTTCCTCCTTTGTAAAAGAA
This genomic window from Carassius gibelio isolate Cgi1373 ecotype wild population from Czech Republic chromosome A6, carGib1.2-hapl.c, whole genome shotgun sequence contains:
- the LOC128015958 gene encoding chromodomain-helicase-DNA-binding protein 6 isoform X3, whose protein sequence is MSATHGLKHTPSAAAANASDQNAQTTFPIGHLGKEQLRIIGGPPNHCMTHPKHSGLREAGPAASSHSLRPLSINSEEDDGGGGTRVKKKRRKKDKKEAEWQKDEESNAKPKRREQKEGKELLPRKTKVAKEQKDHKKREPKAQKEVKKVRKGQDVKVKIQAKNTATHLPSKRGRKPKEQSAMPPEKKKKGKRKSDAVLEMVESDDTTSLSTLATGGEESIDPIDNTKRRSGRQVKRRKYNEDLDFKVVDDDGETIAVLGPGRIAAMSSSTLAWQAEEPPEDEANIIEKILSVRTVKKETSPDEPPEEMEEFYVKYRNFSYLHCKWATLEELEKDPRISQKIKRFRNKQAQMKHIFTELDEDLFNPDYIEVDRVLEIAITTDTETGEEVTHYLVKWCSLSYEESTWELQEDVDPVKIREFEELKEIPEIKHVERPLPEQWQKLEKTREYRNGNQLREYQLEGMNWLLFNWYNRKNCILADEMGLGKTIQSITFLYEIYLMGLRGPFLIIAPLSTITNWEREFRTWTEMNAIVYHGSQISRQMILQYEMYHRDEQGNTVSGQFKFHGIITTFEMIMADCPELKKINWRCVVIDEAHRLKNRNCKLLEGLKLMNLEHKVLLTGTPLQNSVEELFSLLNFLEPSQFPSESTFLEEFGDLKTEEQVKKLQAILKPMMLRRLKDDVEKNLAPKQETIIEVELTNIQKKYYRAILEKNFAFLAKGANQHNMPNLINTMMELRKCCNHPYLITGAEEKILESFKKTYSSDAADFQLQAMIQAAGKLVLIDKLLPKLLAGGHKVLVFSQMVRCLDILEDYLIQRRYTYERIDGRVRGNLRQAAIDRFSKVDSDRFVFLLCTRAGGLGINLTAADTCIIFDSDWNPQNDLQAQARCHRIGQSKAVKVYRLITRNSYEREMFDKASLKLGLDKAVLQDINRKGSLNGVQQLSKLEVEDLLRKGAYGALMDEEDEGSKFCEEDIDQILQRRTQTITIQSEGKGSTFAKASFVSSGNRTDISLDDPNFWQKWAKIAELEIDSKAEKESLVIDTPRVRKQTRHYNSFEDDELMEFSELDSDSEERPCRTRRLSDRNRRYLRAECFRVEKNLLIFGWGRWKDILNHGRFKWHLSERDMEVLCRALLVYCVRHYKGDDKIKSFIWDLITPTKDGHNQALQNHSGLSAPVPRGRKGKKLKNQLSPPELKNADWLVHCNPEVVLQDDSYKKHLKQHCNKVLLRVRMLYYLKVEVLGEAANQALEGIPASKLEVTLPDIDYIEIPTIWWDAEADKSLLIGVHKHGYERYNAMRADPALCFLERVGMPDVTALTVEQSGAETALDAPDSISKSDEIKEENDIKSEELEEKVEIKEEPMSEETGKNDNTMTGGFIGSLAADLVAEVMEQGRIQWPAGSALTARLRRLITAYQRYTRREPLRHDFLLHEGIAPVAWQIGEFRHCTTEPDPLFLEWQRRWTRREQADFYRTVSSFGVVYDPEKKTFDWSQFRALARLERKTDESLERYFHSFVSMCRTACRLPPRKDEGNVDTSLFVEPITEERAARTLYRIELLRKVREQVLRHLLLEARLLLCRPSLYLPVWWECGKHDRDLLIGVAKHGLSRTDFYILNDPQLSFLEAHRNYVHKENHRYPVPGLPHHHCCLYDANLGHCQSPQPPEYHPTPSHHTPTQLVNTHGHRQPTEVVASESGNSLEIGAGNREGFLDCPPLDDSLELGSLQHEGLTSDTLHIKSGKEAFNGFPFNSATGGQNMLNSYGVQGELNGSQGDMADSIAGKLRSDVLVGEQGSSEETGLMAPSMELDELQAPWESSDHAEASDMFNETDPILGAQTLEPSFLDAPQPEDGREGDETLTDCLSMPSSDSQSNPVEPLAPSFMLFKDLNVGETSVDQTDLSASLPEYVSPPPPLGLPDVSLDQTDPISEEQEDRLSDSNITHGVPSPEEGAESLGFQDLSPDSPMTMDTQDEIPSIASPRENCLEESQKGDYKVPFDDSNGDFKDPCEVALNELYKKPLTEPQKVPLEESYDLTCDETLQEPCDGFQQDTTEQQLVEEPCKEPPELIGECNITNTNLPTDYPIPPSLPSSPTTLPDTSESLSLEGVPKQELLMDPVVSDVKPEPDSTTQTPHLEQTEVLEVKEKINDEGAKAPALLGDVDGPRFALPMCEMVDSVHEIREPTIAQLLQEKALFSFSEWPKDRVIINRIDSICHTILKGKWPSSSQQYESPTSLANTCVPSSAHQRAGFLSTRMPISQSLNFNLPHAVPHLAKERLVAPAFLSELKRPRRSFEFEAEVLAKPSHLGEKIQVGLPHRANALLLNGWQDAAIDLSKPTELTVGGDSGPTGQMSHTVQSVPHKITGIGSIQGSLGLDMAGILQAGLIHPVTGQIVNGGLRRDDSMLRRRRGRRRNIETPDLSFIKGRSVDLPEKQSGSESISHPVVSSTSSQSEGPTATPTTHSPHPPASSPAPPPASEATNVSLDRETANKGLIEWLRQNPNYNMELSAFPSQNASMLHSFLERPKQRRHRCKDPTKLNVNSLTGEERVPVVHRNTGRRLGGAMAPAIKELSRWLDANSEYYVAPDWADVVKHSGFLPEVKFTRILSEPVCRYPGPHRRGRRPRSEMPKAPELPAGMGPLFMNGGLIGSMDLVSLPNLRNVPGISLTGIMGFPHGFATALPSGEDAKNGLSMLPMMLHGMAAVQPSMYSAHMSGMMNQPLSTATSTATASSTTASVTLTNSATITSTSNPADSLDSALQHDNASSPMSMENGNREDIKQGEEKKVSASVSTAAATSSSSSSITSTGSHLTFNPFLIPGMSHSLLYPHMFLPPGSIMALPAMTVADSTGSPKRKRKKVREEGPEEGSSSVGVHIDGVELKEFKDKQTPEQKSQEGEMEEGRPDVDLAQVKDPSEDRRTEEKDKNEMGEEPEPSAQGSCDSEA